The Acidiferrobacter thiooxydans sequence GACAGCGCCGATGTCTGGGCACACCGCGATCTTTTCGTGCTGGATGCCGACGGACGCCCGGAGATCGTGACCGGCGTGCCGCCCGATTATTTCTCGGCGCACGGCCAGCGCTGGGGGAATCCGCATTACCGGTGGGCGCGCATGGCCGCCGACGGCTTTGCCTGGTGGCGCGAGCGGGTGCGCACCCAGCGGGAGCTGTTCGACTGGTTGCGGATAGACCATTTCCGCGGCTTCGTCGCGTCCTGGGCGGTCCCGGCTTCGGCACCTACCGCGGCCGGCGGGGAATGGATGGCGGTGCCCGGCGATGCCTTGCTCCAGGCCCTACAAGAGGCCTTTGGGGATCTCCCCTTGATTGCCGAGGATCTCGGTATCATCACAGACGATGTCCATGCCCTGCGCGACCGCTACGATCTGCCGGGCATGCGTGTCCTGCAATTTGGCTTCGACGGTGATCCCGGGAATCCGCATCTCCCGCACAATTACCAGGCCAACAGCGTGGCCTATACTGGCACCCACGATAATGACACCACGACCGGTTGGTATGCGGCGCTGACCGCGCGCGAACGGACCCTCGTGCATGATTATCTGCCGGATGCCAACGGCGACCCGGCGTGGGCGGTGATGCGCGCGGTCATCGCCTCGGTTGCCGGTCTCGCCGTGGTACCGTGGCAGGACGTGCTGAGTCTTGGCAGTAGCGCGCGCATGAATACCCCGGGGAAGTGCGGCGGAAATTGGGGATTCCGGTTCCATTGGGAGGATGTCGCGGAGGCCATCCCAGCGCGTCTCGCGCGTCTGGCATTTCTGTATGGGCGCACGAATCCGGGCCGCTAATGTTTTATAGAATTAATAATCAATAATATTGTGGTACTCAGCGACGATTGCGCCCCATGGATCAACCAGGGGACGGTGATCGCCTCGCGATCGACACCCTCCCTCTCCGGCATCAATGCTGGGGCCCCTTGCGCACAAACATCGCCCGTCGTAGCAGATCAACCCCCGTTGCAGCGAGCGGTCGAATAGGGGGTCGGGGCCTGCGCCGATGGGTACCTCAGGGTCGATGGCGATGCCCACCGAGGGGAAGGATGTCGGTCGCAGCGCCATGATCGTGGCGCATCGCACCCAGGCCGTACCTGTTACCCACCACCTACGGTGCCGGATTGATCGGCGTACGACGGGAACTGCTGAGGTCTACGGCCCTCTACACAGAGGTAGGCGTCGGCAAGGGGCGGGCGTGGCGTTGGGGCACGGGGGACTGCGTTGGCGGATGGGCGGGTCAGATCACTGGATGCCACGCGCGGACTCGCGGCCGTGTCGGTGGTCTTGTCGCACTATGTGCTGGTCCTGGCCGATGCCGGCCGACGCCGCTATGCGCACGCTTATCATACCCTGCAATGGCTGTCTTATACCCCGCTTGGACTGGCCTGGGCGGGCCGCGCGGCGGTGGTCTTTTTCTTTGTATTGAGCGGCTATGTGCTCTACATCATGTGGGAGCGTGGCGGTCTGAGCTATGGCGCCTATCTCAAAAAGCGCGTCGTGCGCCTTTATCTGCCCTACGCCGGGGCGGTGATTCTCGGCATCCTGGGCGCCGCCTTCCTGTATACCGGACCGTTGCCGGGGCTGGGCCCGTGGATCAACAAGTTCTGGTCCTGGTCGCCGAATGTAAGCTCACTCTGGGAGCACGCCGGTTTCGTGGATGCCTTCAATTCGGATCGCTACGACTTCACGATCTGGACGCTCGTGCAGGAGATGCGGGTCTCGCTCATCTTTCCGCTGATCGTCGTGTGGGTGAGGCGGTCGGCGTGGACCGTGGCCTGGCTGCCCTTTGCGGCCCTGGCCGTCGCGACTATCTTCGTGCGCGGCGCGGCATCGGCTGCGGGCGGGGCGTGGGCGGCGACGGTCATGGGCGGAGGGCTTACCGCCTATAGCGATACGGTCTATTATCTCGCGCCGTTTGCGTTGGGCGCCCTGCTCGCCTGTCACAGGGATGCGGTGAAGAGGCGTTATCTTACGCTATCATCGGGACGGCGACTCATCCTTGGGGTGCTGGCCTTCGCGCTCTATTTTTACGGATCGCGCACCCTGGCTGTGCTCGGCGATCACCGCATGTTGGTCCACGACTGGCCGACCATGATGGGGGCCGCCCTGGGACTCGTGGTGATCGCCTATGAACCCGCCGTCAAGGCGCTGCTCGACCACCGCGTCTTCCAGTATCTCGGGCGCATATCCTACAGTCTCTACCTCTTTCACCCGCTCGTGCTTCTCGCGGCGCTCCATTTGTTCTATGGACATATCGCTCTCGCGCCCTTGCTGGCGGGCACCTTCGTGGCCACGCTATTGACGGCCGATATGGCCTACCGCTGGCTGGAGCGACCGGCCGCGCGCATGGCGCGGGCCTTGGGAGAGGGGGTGACGGTGCGCCGGACCGGGGTCTCCGCCTCATCGGATTAGAGGCAGCCGGCATGGGTCGCGCGCACGCAACTGTTGCTGGGACGCGGCGCGGGCAAAAAGATAGGAAAGAAGGGCCGTGGCGCCCGTGGGGCGCCACGGCCTTGTGACTACTGGCGCAGCATGTGCAGCACGCGGGCCCGCAGTGTGGGGTCGGCGTCGACCTGCCGGACGAGGTTGTTGTATTGCGGCAGAGTGAGGTGCTGCCCCTTGATGGCGGCGATCATGGACTGCTGCGCGCGCACCTGGATCCCGCGGGCCGCGCCCGGCTGCCCCTTCATCGCCTGCAACTTTTTGGCGTAGGCGGCGCGGATCTGCGAGACATGACGAATGGCGGTCACGAAGTGTTTCAGGGTCGTGTGGCCGATGCGCGGCATGGCCGTGGCCCCCGGCGGCGGCATATGCGCGGTGGCGGCAGCGGGCGCCTGGGTGGCGGCAAACGCGCTTGCGGAGGCGAGTGTGATCGCGGTCGTCAGGGCGAGGCGCAGGGCGGTTCGGGATGACTCCATCGTGATGTCTTTCCTCGATTGATTGGCTCGCCCAGGGAGTGCAATGCCCGTGCCAGCCGCCCCGTCTGCCGCCGTCTGCGGGGTGAGGGGCGCGGTTGTGCGCCGGGACGCGGGTGCGCGGTGGTCGCCGAGCGCGACACTTTCGGTGCGCGCCTGTGTCGAAACGACACATGAGGCGGTAATACAGAGGCGTCATGCCACAGGTCGTGGGCGTGGTGCCAGGGGGGAGGAGGCATGCAAGGATCAAAGATCCTGATAGTGGATGAGAGTGATATCGCGCGTACGCAGCTAGAGCAGGGACTGTCGGACGCCGGCGCCGTGGTGCAGACGGCGGCGAGCGCCCATGATGCCTTGGCGCTCCTGCCGCGCTGGCCGGCGGATCTGGTGGTGAGCGGCCTGCCATGGGAGGTCGGCAGCATGGCCTTGTGTGCGGGGATACGCGCCGCGGCAAGGCCACCGGCGTTCATGATGCTGTCGCCGCGGCCCGCGGCGCCGGTTGCGGGCGATGGGCACGACGGGGGCCCGCGTCGTGCCGAGGGTGCCGCCCTGCCGGCGGCCGTTGTCCAGGCCCACGAGGCGCTGGGCTTGTCTGCGGCCGGCGCGCGTCGATCGTCGCCGCCCGTACCGGACGTCCTGCGGTTTCACGGAATGCTCGGATGTGGCACGGATATGCGGGCGCTGATCGAGCGCCTGGTACGCGCCGCGCGTGTCGATGTGCCGGTACTGCTGAGTGGGCCGAGCGGCACCGGCAAGGAGCTTGCGGCACGCGCGATCCATGGTGAGAGTGCGCGCCGCAAGGGCCCCTTCGTAGCCGTCAATTGCGGAGGGGTACCCGAGTCTTTGTGGGAGAGCGAATTTTTCGGTTATACCGCCGGGGCCTTCAGCGGCGCGAATCGCAGCCGCGAGGGGCTGTTTGCCGCAGCCCACGGTGGGACCTTGTTTCTAGACGAGATCGGGGAGATGCCCCTGGTTGCCCAGGCCAAGCTTCTGCGCGCCCTCGAGGGCGGGTGGATGCGGCCGGTGGGGGCGGTGCGCGAGCATCAGGTGGATGTGCGTATCGTCGCCGCCACCCACCGAAACCTGGCGCTGGCGGCCGCGCGCGGGCGTTTTCGCGATGACCTCTTGTATCGCCTTGATGTGCTGACTGTGAGCCTGCCGGGCCTCGCCGGTCGATGTGATGACATCACAGTCTTGGCGCGGCACTTCCTGCGCGCGTGCCATACGGAGATGGGTAGTGCCGTAGACGGTTTCGAGACCGAGGCCTTGCATGTGCTGCACGGCTATGCCTTCCCGGGCAATGTCCGCGAGCTTCGCAACATCGTCCAGTCGGCGGCGGCGTTTGCGCGTGGCCCGCGCATCGGTGTCTGGGATCTGCCCGAGCGCGTGTGTCGTCCCGATGGTCGGGCGCAGGGTCCGGTGGCGTGCGCCACGCCCCCCGACCAGGCCGGCACGAGCGATCTCGTGACCCTGGAGGAATGCAAGCGCGCCTACGTGCACGAGGTCCTGCGGCGGGTGCGTGGCAATAAGCGGGCGGCGGCGCGTATCCTCGGGATCGAGCGACGCACGCTCTATCGCTGGCTTACGCCATCGTGACCGGGATACACGCCTGCCCCATCCCCGGCGGTTCCAAACCGGGGATGCAGGTGGGCCGATCACGCCGGCGACTATAACCACACCATGCAGCCGAGCTCGAAACGATGGGCGAGCAGGGCGTGGTAGGGGTAGGCGCGGATACGAAGCGTCTGGAATCCCGATGTCCGGGGCTCGTGGTCGAGACGAAAGACGAGGCGCCCCTCGCCATCGACGCCGTCTGCCACGAACGGCGCCTGATCGCGGAGCAGCACCTCGCCTAGGTCGTCGCTGGACTCGAACAGGCATTCGACGATGAGGTCGTCCGGGCGCAGGCCGTTGCCGTGGACGAGTACCGTAAGGTGCAGGGATTCGCCAACCTTGACCGCTTCAGGGATGTCCTGGCCGCGCTCGAGACGCACCCCGCTCCAGGCGCTGCTCACCTGCCGCTTCCAGCGTGCCAGCGCGCGCCCTCCCGCGGCCTCGTCGGCCGCCAGCTGCCGCGCATGGCCGGCGGCCTTGCGATAATAGTCGCGCGCGTATTCGAGCACCATGCGTTCGGCATTGAAGACCGGCATGGCGCGCCGCATCGCCGCTTTGGACATGGCGATCCACGATCGGGAATAGCCGTGCTCGGCGGCATTGAAATAGAGAGGCACGACCTGCTGCTCCAGGATATCCAGCACCTCCGCGCTCTCCTCTCGGGTGCGCTGATCGTTGTCGATCGGACCCTTGTGCGGACAGATGCCCCAACCGTTGTCGCCGGCATAGCCTTCACCCCACCAGCCATCAAGGACGCTCAGATTCACGACGCCGTTGATGGCAGCCTTTTGTCCCGATGTGCCGCTCGCCTCCAGGGGATACTCCGGGGTGTTCAGCCAGACATCGACGCCGGTCACGAGCCTTCGCGCGAGCGCGAGATCGTAGCCCTCGATCAGGATAACCTTGCCCTCGAATTCCGGGCTGCGTGAGAACTCGTGGATCAGGCGGATCAGGTTTTGACCCGGGTGGTCATGAGGGTGGGCCTTGCCGGCAAAGAGCAGCAGCACCGGCCGATCTGGGTCGTTCAAAAGGCGCGCGAGCCGCTTGGGGTCCTCGAACAGCAGGCCGGCGCGTTTGTAGGTCGCAAAGCGCCGCGCAAAGCCTATGACAAGCGGTGTCTTGGCGTCGGGCTCCAGTTGCCGCGTAAGTCGCCGGATCACGCCCTCACCTGCCCCGTTCCGCCGATGTTGGCGGGTGACGCGCTTTTGTACAGCCTCCAGCATCGCGCCCTTCAGGGACTGGTGGACGCTCCAGTAGCTGTGGTCAGGAATGGTGTCGATGCGCGCCCAGTAGTCGGCC is a genomic window containing:
- the malQ gene encoding 4-alpha-glucanotransferase, with amino-acid sequence MTVKRRGTPVLDRRRLGVLLHPSSLPGDGLKGTMGAHARRFVDVLVAAGVSVWQVLPLGPPGGGSPYNSPSAHAGDVGLIDLEDLAECGWIGMAEARAALADAAAREVALSAAYHGFAVHASAADQAEFQEFRVRHAAWLPDYCAYECIKAQCGGAPWWQWPAALKDRDPQALAAYPGSDSCEAVAFAQFVFFRQWHALRGYAAARGLRLFGDMPIFVAEDSADVWAHRDLFVLDADGRPEIVTGVPPDYFSAHGQRWGNPHYRWARMAADGFAWWRERVRTQRELFDWLRIDHFRGFVASWAVPASAPTAAGGEWMAVPGDALLQALQEAFGDLPLIAEDLGIITDDVHALRDRYDLPGMRVLQFGFDGDPGNPHLPHNYQANSVAYTGTHDNDTTTGWYAALTARERTLVHDYLPDANGDPAWAVMRAVIASVAGLAVVPWQDVLSLGSSARMNTPGKCGGNWGFRFHWEDVAEAIPARLARLAFLYGRTNPGR
- a CDS encoding acyltransferase family protein, producing MADGRVRSLDATRGLAAVSVVLSHYVLVLADAGRRRYAHAYHTLQWLSYTPLGLAWAGRAAVVFFFVLSGYVLYIMWERGGLSYGAYLKKRVVRLYLPYAGAVILGILGAAFLYTGPLPGLGPWINKFWSWSPNVSSLWEHAGFVDAFNSDRYDFTIWTLVQEMRVSLIFPLIVVWVRRSAWTVAWLPFAALAVATIFVRGAASAAGGAWAATVMGGGLTAYSDTVYYLAPFALGALLACHRDAVKRRYLTLSSGRRLILGVLAFALYFYGSRTLAVLGDHRMLVHDWPTMMGAALGLVVIAYEPAVKALLDHRVFQYLGRISYSLYLFHPLVLLAALHLFYGHIALAPLLAGTFVATLLTADMAYRWLERPAARMARALGEGVTVRRTGVSASSD
- a CDS encoding DUF4168 domain-containing protein; translation: MESSRTALRLALTTAITLASASAFAATQAPAAATAHMPPPGATAMPRIGHTTLKHFVTAIRHVSQIRAAYAKKLQAMKGQPGAARGIQVRAQQSMIAAIKGQHLTLPQYNNLVRQVDADPTLRARVLHMLRQ
- a CDS encoding sigma-54-dependent transcriptional regulator; the encoded protein is MQGSKILIVDESDIARTQLEQGLSDAGAVVQTAASAHDALALLPRWPADLVVSGLPWEVGSMALCAGIRAAARPPAFMMLSPRPAAPVAGDGHDGGPRRAEGAALPAAVVQAHEALGLSAAGARRSSPPVPDVLRFHGMLGCGTDMRALIERLVRAARVDVPVLLSGPSGTGKELAARAIHGESARRKGPFVAVNCGGVPESLWESEFFGYTAGAFSGANRSREGLFAAAHGGTLFLDEIGEMPLVAQAKLLRALEGGWMRPVGAVREHQVDVRIVAATHRNLALAAARGRFRDDLLYRLDVLTVSLPGLAGRCDDITVLARHFLRACHTEMGSAVDGFETEALHVLHGYAFPGNVRELRNIVQSAAAFARGPRIGVWDLPERVCRPDGRAQGPVACATPPDQAGTSDLVTLEECKRAYVHEVLRRVRGNKRAAARILGIERRTLYRWLTPS
- the glgP gene encoding alpha-glucan family phosphorylase codes for the protein MSQGGFNMTAFALRASRLHNGVSRIHGGVASRMEAYVWPQIPWMENPVGYVTNGVHVATFLAHEWSSLFDVRFGSEWRNKLTEADYWARIDTIPDHSYWSVHQSLKGAMLEAVQKRVTRQHRRNGAGEGVIRRLTRQLEPDAKTPLVIGFARRFATYKRAGLLFEDPKRLARLLNDPDRPVLLLFAGKAHPHDHPGQNLIRLIHEFSRSPEFEGKVILIEGYDLALARRLVTGVDVWLNTPEYPLEASGTSGQKAAINGVVNLSVLDGWWGEGYAGDNGWGICPHKGPIDNDQRTREESAEVLDILEQQVVPLYFNAAEHGYSRSWIAMSKAAMRRAMPVFNAERMVLEYARDYYRKAAGHARQLAADEAAGGRALARWKRQVSSAWSGVRLERGQDIPEAVKVGESLHLTVLVHGNGLRPDDLIVECLFESSDDLGEVLLRDQAPFVADGVDGEGRLVFRLDHEPRTSGFQTLRIRAYPYHALLAHRFELGCMVWL